A genomic stretch from Haloferax sp. Atlit-12N includes:
- a CDS encoding trans-aconitate 2-methyltransferase — protein sequence MPNDGWNADYFDDEFDEPDPWDFGSSTYEQRKYRRQNRVIESHVGSPESILEIGCAEGVHSELLLERFPDAELHGIDISEAAVERARERTDSDRATFSAGEASAYLDSLDEQFDAIVWSETIYYLGDTMSVPEFHRFLDVVAGLLSPDGVLCMANIVGQDEGPEAPLTEVPILDAYKTLLAARLDRVHEARYTEHKSEDDAEHTYEVLGYVPSA from the coding sequence GTGCCGAACGACGGCTGGAACGCCGACTACTTCGACGACGAGTTCGACGAGCCGGACCCGTGGGATTTCGGTTCTTCGACGTACGAGCAGCGCAAGTACCGCCGCCAGAACCGCGTCATCGAGAGCCACGTCGGCTCGCCGGAGTCGATTCTGGAGATTGGCTGCGCCGAGGGCGTGCACTCGGAACTCCTCTTAGAACGCTTCCCCGACGCGGAACTCCACGGCATCGACATCTCCGAGGCCGCCGTCGAGCGCGCTCGGGAGCGGACCGATAGCGACCGGGCGACGTTTTCCGCCGGCGAGGCGAGCGCGTATCTCGACTCCCTCGATGAGCAGTTCGACGCCATCGTCTGGAGCGAGACCATCTACTATCTCGGGGACACGATGAGCGTCCCAGAGTTCCACCGTTTTCTCGACGTGGTCGCGGGCCTGCTTTCCCCCGACGGCGTGCTCTGTATGGCGAACATCGTCGGCCAAGACGAGGGGCCGGAAGCGCCGCTCACCGAGGTGCCGATTCTGGACGCCTACAAGACGCTCCTCGCCGCCCGATTGGACCGGGTCCACGAGGCGCGCTACACCGAGCACAAATCGGAAGACGACGCCGAACACACCTACGAAGTCCTCGGCTACGTACCGAGCGCGTAA
- a CDS encoding SIS domain-containing protein, whose amino-acid sequence MTKDEILQARVSKRVKQQVDEIAQQKNKKTSEYVRSVIKANLTDDSASVNIPKLFEDDLRSIARDTGERTGVYEAIEAQVWETIADDAFRQEVRRPVFDADGVVTIAGQGSSTSVGYWLADRLRDRGIRSQVRSGVEAIQMHSSADDTILAISRSGKTDSILDLCSNQQATVVAVTDPDSPLAERADHVVPLPSVEERIDIYATKSLVAQLAVLQVVFLDDYVDIQRFQARFRALDEFVDGQFKQGDDAAGLSGQSDILAAIEELQRHNDLQSDPIFGTLGSQRGLGNEAQLKLTEFLHVHAESTHLQNIVHRLVNVLHGGSSYLVTAIPQQGSATYREWNDVLFGDETSVWNVLQSADFDQKVPLIAFTLNGGPAEQAVRERSLYGRNGLVRLDAYAVEPEARDLILFAAIQLFAYGVLCKLWLQDPALQSRVIQSIYNPAESTDEEVN is encoded by the coding sequence ATGACGAAAGACGAGATACTCCAGGCCCGCGTCTCGAAGCGGGTCAAGCAACAGGTGGACGAGATCGCCCAGCAGAAGAACAAGAAAACGTCCGAATACGTGCGGTCGGTCATCAAGGCGAACCTCACCGACGACAGCGCGTCGGTCAACATCCCGAAGCTGTTCGAAGACGACCTCCGTTCGATTGCGCGCGACACGGGCGAGCGGACGGGCGTGTACGAGGCCATCGAGGCACAGGTCTGGGAGACGATCGCCGACGACGCCTTCCGACAGGAGGTTCGGCGGCCGGTGTTCGACGCCGACGGCGTCGTCACCATCGCCGGGCAGGGGTCCTCGACGTCGGTCGGCTACTGGCTCGCCGACCGTCTCCGCGACCGCGGCATCCGGTCGCAGGTCCGCAGCGGCGTCGAAGCCATCCAGATGCACTCGTCGGCCGACGACACTATCCTCGCCATCTCGCGGAGCGGGAAGACTGATTCTATACTCGACCTCTGTTCGAACCAGCAGGCGACCGTCGTCGCCGTGACCGACCCGGACAGCCCGCTCGCGGAGCGCGCCGACCACGTCGTCCCGCTTCCGAGCGTCGAAGAGCGAATCGACATCTACGCGACCAAAAGTCTCGTTGCCCAGCTCGCCGTCCTGCAGGTCGTCTTCCTCGACGACTACGTCGACATCCAGCGGTTTCAGGCGCGGTTTCGCGCGCTCGACGAGTTCGTCGACGGCCAGTTCAAACAGGGCGACGACGCCGCCGGCCTCTCCGGCCAAAGCGATATTCTCGCGGCCATCGAAGAACTCCAGCGGCACAACGACCTCCAGAGCGACCCGATATTCGGGACGCTCGGATCACAGCGCGGCCTCGGCAACGAGGCGCAACTCAAGCTCACGGAGTTCCTCCACGTCCACGCCGAGTCGACGCACCTCCAGAACATCGTCCACCGACTGGTCAACGTCCTCCACGGCGGTTCGAGCTACCTCGTGACGGCGATTCCGCAACAGGGCTCCGCGACGTACCGCGAGTGGAACGACGTGCTGTTCGGCGACGAAACCTCCGTCTGGAACGTCCTCCAGTCCGCGGACTTCGACCAGAAGGTCCCGCTCATCGCGTTCACGCTGAACGGTGGACCCGCAGAGCAGGCCGTCCGCGAGCGCTCGCTGTACGGTCGGAACGGCCTCGTCCGACTCGACGCCTACGCCGTCGAACCGGAGGCGCGGGACCTCATCCTCTTCGCGGCGATTCAGCTGTTCGCGTACGGGGTGCTGTGTAAACTCTGGCTCCAGGACCCGGCACTCCAGTCCCGGGTCATCCAGAGCATTTACAATCCGGCCGAGAGCACCGATGAGGAGGTGAACTAA
- a CDS encoding type II/IV secretion system ATPase subunit has protein sequence MPTQGDNNGSEQPTPTLEFGAASAPAAAGAVPAPVPPDDPKAWYAPTVRSQYEVASDTVVTISDADHGFDYAVREPTLGAREVDALATVRDHFSTVVRRRPLTREGAAARAETGLSPKYRRIFDRLLDLTPTARRRVEHHALSELRLLGEVTPLALDERIEVVDAGRGDGSERLVVHTEDFAPATTTFDSDVTFADRIAAERVDHYTVPFAGYDVDVVVYRDRLLGDDHFATKYAVLEPDLVPGDAELIEECKERIWEANVDDVVADRIDFVRDRAREFLSRRLTARNTRAWVDATRFRVRAALSEYGLALPPVDRRFAEDRLDDLVYYVLRDYVGEGVLTVPIRDPNLEDVEANRVGERVKVIPRADVTGHGGLRVPTNLVFEDETEFTNVVTQLAAADGVELNASNPSAKVNLRPGAVGGDPASADTDETIRCAVALPVISEGGPHVSIRKQTGDVLTPVDLVESGSVSTELVTLLWLCYEHHRVVLFSGSTGVGKTTLMNACMPFVPYDHRPISIDEGSREVHLPHETGVSLTTRDHESEFKRVSMADLMTEANYLNPDVEVIAEINTPESFATFAETLNTGHGVIGTTHAADIETLVNRVIEQGLPPYLLRELDLVVFPHKVDGERYVSEVVELVPESEYDETWGRRGVVEKDGRTLHWNTVGRRTPDGSFDLSYEHPQLGDDRRRAGIRLFHRIAEATDRDVEAVEREFHRKHRYVEYLVREQVTDVDRLFGFLSDLRTDEAATVERVRRRMAERTADGGANADDTRDVDSDADGEADP, from the coding sequence ATGCCTACCCAAGGCGATAACAACGGGTCGGAGCAGCCCACTCCCACCCTCGAATTCGGTGCCGCCTCGGCTCCCGCGGCGGCGGGCGCGGTCCCAGCGCCCGTTCCCCCTGACGACCCGAAGGCGTGGTACGCGCCGACCGTCCGGTCGCAGTACGAGGTCGCCTCCGACACCGTCGTCACTATCAGCGACGCCGACCACGGCTTCGACTACGCGGTCCGAGAGCCGACGCTCGGCGCGCGTGAAGTCGATGCGTTGGCGACCGTCCGCGACCACTTCTCGACCGTCGTCCGCCGGCGGCCGCTCACCCGCGAGGGCGCTGCCGCTCGCGCGGAGACCGGCCTCTCGCCGAAGTACCGCCGCATCTTCGACCGCCTGCTCGACCTGACGCCGACCGCCCGCAGACGCGTCGAACACCACGCGCTGTCCGAGCTGCGGCTCCTCGGCGAAGTCACGCCGCTGGCGCTCGACGAGCGCATCGAGGTCGTCGACGCCGGCCGCGGCGATGGCTCCGAGCGGCTGGTCGTCCACACCGAGGACTTCGCGCCGGCGACAACGACGTTCGACTCCGACGTGACGTTCGCCGACCGCATCGCCGCCGAGCGGGTCGACCACTACACTGTCCCCTTCGCAGGCTACGACGTGGACGTGGTGGTCTACCGCGACCGACTCCTCGGCGACGACCACTTCGCCACGAAGTACGCCGTCCTCGAACCTGACCTCGTCCCCGGCGACGCCGAACTCATCGAGGAGTGCAAGGAGCGAATCTGGGAAGCGAACGTCGACGACGTGGTCGCCGACCGCATCGACTTCGTTCGTGACCGCGCCCGCGAGTTCCTCTCGCGGCGGCTCACCGCCCGCAACACCCGCGCATGGGTCGACGCGACGCGATTCCGCGTCCGTGCGGCGCTCTCGGAGTACGGTCTCGCGCTCCCGCCGGTCGACCGCCGATTCGCCGAGGACCGCCTCGACGACCTCGTCTACTACGTCCTCCGCGACTACGTCGGCGAGGGCGTCCTCACCGTTCCCATCCGCGACCCGAACCTCGAAGACGTAGAGGCCAACCGCGTCGGCGAACGGGTCAAAGTCATTCCGCGGGCGGACGTGACCGGCCACGGCGGCCTGCGGGTGCCGACGAACCTCGTCTTCGAAGACGAGACCGAGTTCACGAACGTCGTCACTCAACTCGCCGCCGCCGACGGCGTGGAACTGAACGCCTCGAACCCGAGCGCGAAGGTGAACCTCCGACCCGGCGCGGTCGGTGGCGACCCCGCGTCGGCCGACACCGACGAGACGATTCGCTGCGCCGTCGCCCTCCCCGTCATCTCCGAGGGTGGCCCGCACGTCTCGATTCGGAAACAGACCGGCGACGTGCTCACGCCGGTCGACCTCGTCGAAAGCGGCTCGGTCTCGACCGAACTCGTCACCCTGCTGTGGCTCTGTTACGAGCACCATCGCGTCGTGCTCTTTTCCGGGTCGACCGGGGTCGGAAAAACGACGTTGATGAACGCGTGCATGCCGTTCGTCCCCTATGACCACCGACCAATCAGCATCGACGAGGGCTCCCGCGAGGTCCACCTCCCCCACGAGACGGGCGTCTCGCTGACGACGCGCGACCACGAGTCCGAGTTCAAGCGCGTCTCGATGGCCGACCTGATGACCGAGGCGAACTACCTCAACCCCGACGTGGAGGTCATCGCCGAAATCAACACGCCCGAGTCGTTCGCCACGTTCGCCGAGACGCTCAACACCGGCCACGGCGTCATCGGCACGACTCACGCCGCCGACATCGAGACGCTCGTCAACCGTGTCATCGAACAGGGTCTCCCGCCGTACCTCCTCCGCGAACTCGACCTCGTCGTCTTCCCGCACAAGGTCGACGGCGAGCGGTACGTCTCCGAGGTGGTCGAACTCGTCCCCGAGTCGGAGTACGACGAGACGTGGGGTCGCCGCGGCGTCGTCGAGAAAGACGGGCGGACGCTCCACTGGAACACGGTCGGCCGGCGGACGCCCGACGGCTCGTTCGACCTCTCGTACGAGCACCCGCAGTTGGGCGACGACCGCCGACGCGCCGGCATCCGATTGTTCCACCGCATCGCCGAGGCCACAGACCGCGACGTGGAGGCCGTCGAGCGCGAGTTCCACCGGAAGCACCGCTACGTCGAGTACCTCGTCCGCGAGCAGGTGACTGACGTGGACCGGTTGTTCGGCTTCCTCTCGGACCTCCGAACCGACGAAGCCGCGACGGTCGAGCGCGTCCGCCGGCGGATGGCCGAGCGGACCGCCGACGGCGGAGCCAACGCCGACGACACGCGGGACGTCGACTCCGACGCTGACGGCGAGGCCGACCCGTGA
- a CDS encoding UbiA family prenyltransferase, which yields MRIITPRLYGAVVHSSVFLGASTIAEVFVASVLAGITPNAALVVGFLITVGIYNFDKLADLDADAENYAERTAFVASHQRLYTAFSALAVVGALWLAVRHGGVYGLGLTLFPGVIAVFYSAPLVPLPSVDRLKDIFLVNTASVSLAWAVLVGFVPLAVAATVPEYAAGAAVAAGWFFLRSAISVEVHNVRDVTGDARNGVETLPTVVGVRRTQLSLYGLELVSLGLVSGAAWVGVIPAWAPVALLPSVAYSTWITYALTGSSRSVERLCTLRDGEGVLMAVGVAVVASVVGTGGALA from the coding sequence ATGCGAATCATTACACCTCGCCTGTACGGTGCGGTTGTCCACAGTTCAGTCTTCCTCGGCGCATCGACCATCGCCGAGGTGTTCGTCGCGTCCGTGCTCGCCGGAATCACGCCGAACGCCGCTCTCGTCGTCGGCTTCCTCATCACCGTCGGCATCTACAACTTCGATAAGCTCGCGGACCTCGACGCCGACGCGGAAAACTACGCGGAGCGGACCGCCTTCGTGGCGTCCCACCAGCGGCTGTACACCGCCTTCTCAGCGCTCGCGGTCGTCGGCGCGCTCTGGCTCGCCGTCCGCCACGGCGGCGTCTACGGCCTCGGACTGACGCTGTTTCCGGGCGTCATCGCGGTGTTCTACAGCGCCCCGCTCGTCCCGCTCCCCTCCGTCGACCGGCTCAAAGACATCTTCCTCGTCAACACGGCGTCGGTCTCGCTCGCGTGGGCGGTCCTCGTCGGCTTCGTCCCGCTCGCGGTCGCCGCGACGGTGCCCGAGTACGCCGCCGGCGCGGCCGTCGCGGCGGGCTGGTTCTTCCTCCGGTCGGCCATCTCGGTCGAAGTCCACAACGTCCGCGACGTCACCGGCGACGCGCGAAACGGCGTCGAGACCCTGCCGACGGTCGTCGGCGTCCGCCGCACGCAACTGAGCCTCTACGGGCTAGAACTCGTCTCGCTCGGCCTCGTCTCGGGTGCGGCGTGGGTCGGCGTCATCCCTGCGTGGGCTCCGGTCGCGCTCCTTCCTTCGGTCGCCTATTCGACGTGGATTACCTACGCGCTCACCGGGTCCTCCCGGTCGGTCGAGCGACTCTGTACGCTCCGCGACGGCGAGGGCGTGCTGATGGCCGTCGGCGTCGCGGTCGTCGCTTCGGTTGTCGGAACCGGCGGGGCGCTCGCGTGA
- a CDS encoding histidine kinase N-terminal 7TM domain-containing protein: MVITGAVSGYVALFAWRRRAMPGATGLAVLALASGWWSVGYLFELLVEDVTLKLTLANLQWVGVLAAPLAWFLFSFSYAGRDRYTAPASLLALSVLPLAGLVAVWTNPAHHLMWSSVSVVPAIGRTITVLQTEWGPLYWVVLGYSYLLWLAGAVVIFRTALDMPNIYRLQATALILGTLMPVLGNVATTFLELYGAAIDMTPAAFAFAGLACTVAVSRYELLEARPVPRWVARERVVETMTDAVIVTDTKWRITDANQAAKRILGDPAAELKGNPVSDVIEEFSPDERDTDHLTVRLGSGHRYFELRTNAFTDHHGRDIGHALVFRDVTDRRLNLQQLEVMNRVLRHNLRTEANLLEGYANLVLDDIDAGELDDARGHAQTLHDHASTLVNISQKARKLGATRGGDGDGNGDIRLLPAAVQIRAAADAIRTEFAHANVRVHDLPDHDFVCAPTLEPIVRELVENSVQHDPAATPVVTVTTTHEGDELAIRIEDNGPGIRSSELAAINAHGETQLRHASGLGLWLVKWGVDQLGGTVTFDAHDEGGTEVVLRIPALQEE, from the coding sequence ATGGTGATTACAGGGGCGGTAAGTGGCTACGTCGCCCTATTCGCGTGGCGGCGGCGGGCGATGCCCGGGGCAACCGGACTCGCTGTGCTCGCACTTGCCAGCGGCTGGTGGTCGGTGGGCTACCTCTTCGAACTCCTCGTCGAAGACGTGACGCTCAAACTCACGCTCGCGAACCTCCAGTGGGTCGGCGTCCTCGCGGCCCCGCTCGCGTGGTTTCTCTTTTCGTTTTCCTACGCCGGTCGAGACCGCTACACCGCACCGGCGTCGCTCCTCGCGCTCTCTGTGCTCCCGCTAGCCGGCCTCGTCGCCGTCTGGACCAACCCCGCACACCACTTGATGTGGAGTTCGGTCAGCGTCGTCCCCGCCATCGGTCGGACGATCACCGTCCTCCAGACCGAGTGGGGGCCGCTGTATTGGGTCGTGTTGGGGTACAGCTACCTGCTGTGGCTCGCCGGCGCGGTCGTCATCTTCAGGACGGCACTCGACATGCCGAACATCTACCGACTCCAAGCCACCGCACTCATCCTCGGGACGCTGATGCCCGTACTCGGAAACGTCGCCACTACGTTTCTCGAACTGTACGGCGCGGCAATCGACATGACCCCCGCGGCGTTCGCGTTCGCCGGCCTCGCGTGTACCGTCGCCGTCAGCCGGTACGAACTCCTCGAAGCCCGGCCGGTCCCCCGGTGGGTTGCCCGCGAACGCGTGGTCGAGACGATGACCGACGCGGTCATCGTCACCGACACGAAGTGGCGCATCACCGACGCGAACCAGGCGGCCAAGCGAATCCTCGGCGACCCTGCCGCGGAACTCAAAGGCAACCCCGTCAGCGACGTTATCGAGGAGTTCTCGCCCGACGAGCGGGACACGGACCACCTCACCGTCAGGCTCGGGTCGGGACACCGGTACTTCGAACTCCGGACGAACGCCTTTACCGACCACCACGGCCGCGATATCGGCCACGCGCTCGTCTTCCGCGACGTGACCGACCGCCGACTGAACCTCCAGCAACTCGAGGTGATGAACCGCGTCCTTCGACACAACCTCCGGACCGAGGCGAACCTCCTCGAAGGCTACGCGAACCTCGTCTTGGACGACATCGACGCCGGCGAACTCGACGACGCGCGGGGCCACGCCCAAACCCTCCACGACCACGCGTCGACGCTCGTCAACATCAGCCAGAAGGCGCGCAAACTCGGCGCGACCCGTGGGGGCGACGGCGACGGCAACGGCGACATCCGTCTCCTCCCCGCAGCCGTCCAGATACGGGCCGCCGCGGACGCCATCCGAACCGAGTTCGCCCACGCGAACGTCCGAGTCCACGACCTTCCCGACCACGACTTCGTCTGTGCCCCCACGCTCGAACCCATCGTCCGCGAACTCGTCGAAAACAGCGTCCAACACGACCCAGCAGCGACGCCGGTCGTCACGGTGACGACGACCCACGAGGGCGACGAACTCGCGATTCGAATCGAGGACAACGGCCCCGGTATCAGGTCGAGCGAACTCGCCGCTATCAACGCCCACGGCGAGACGCAACTCCGACACGCGAGCGGCCTCGGTCTCTGGCTGGTCAAGTGGGGTGTCGACCAACTCGGCGGGACGGTCACGTTCGACGCCCACGACGAGGGCGGGACCGAAGTGGTGCTTCGGATTCCGGCATTGCAGGAGGAGTAG
- a CDS encoding universal stress protein, protein MVVVAAVDRSGRSSHVVAEAASLAAAFDEPVHVVHALTRSEFVDLGLTSAQAEEPKDMAEIRSAAAEMAEDAVPELSVPYETVGLVGNPAEEVTEYADEQDASYIVVSPRRRSRTGKMLFGSVAQSILLNASCPVVSTLAAEE, encoded by the coding sequence ATGGTCGTTGTTGCAGCAGTCGACCGGTCAGGTCGCTCATCACACGTTGTCGCGGAAGCCGCATCGCTGGCGGCGGCGTTCGACGAACCGGTCCACGTCGTCCACGCGTTGACTCGCTCGGAGTTCGTCGACCTCGGGCTGACGAGCGCACAGGCCGAGGAGCCGAAGGACATGGCGGAGATTCGGTCGGCCGCCGCCGAGATGGCCGAAGACGCCGTGCCGGAACTGTCCGTCCCGTACGAGACGGTGGGCCTCGTCGGCAACCCGGCCGAGGAAGTCACCGAGTACGCCGACGAACAGGACGCGAGCTACATCGTGGTGAGTCCGCGACGGCGCTCGCGCACCGGGAAGATGCTGTTCGGGAGCGTCGCCCAGTCCATTCTCCTGAACGCGTCGTGTCCGGTCGTCTCGACGCTCGCCGCCGAGGAATAG
- a CDS encoding type II secretion system F family protein — protein sequence MTGFDAGLEERRVSRVRSLSVLDRALYALFARHVDAARHDRDRRRYRGTDMRMSFDLYLARAYGLAWAVGLFVAFPTMLVFLAVPDSAIDAALSVLRAVLPFFEHVPIPVVPRLPVAGVFALGAAVATRRVVLAVAGRYLGWRATARRENIERTLPGAVRYLHVLSSGSDGPREMLRRVAETDAYGETAVAFRGVLNTASLTGNVNEGLRRVARDTPSEGMLAPFLLKFREHAGQGDDALRNYLRMESRMLGHRQDRARERAEGFLELLAELFIVLLVLPSLLVIVLTVMSVIAPGLSAPVVTPLGQTTTRGIVVYASAAFILGVGLGASVLVAGLRPPDQSVEYGRPTGAFRVLDSALSNPASAAVVFVFPGLVVAGIAALAGADAVGVALVGYVAYAAPVGLVGVRRARLDDAKDRELKDFVHAVSGHVSLGRPFGDAVERVGRDVDLGPLDSDVADLALNLRFTAPSSGTDVNLRTAALARFVDRVGTPMAEQTIGLVVGALDGGSDTGTVFDTLQTEIGRLYHEKRALRSGLLVYVAVGWTTALLVIGITVAVNVHVFDGFAQLSTLSTGGSFAINAGAVDLERDRYRMYVVTQATMLASGWFSGTASRGRYEALLHSGALVIACYLVYAGVGLI from the coding sequence GTGACCGGTTTCGACGCCGGACTCGAAGAGCGGCGGGTCAGCCGCGTCCGCTCGCTTTCGGTCCTCGACAGGGCGCTGTACGCGCTGTTCGCCCGGCACGTCGACGCCGCCCGGCACGACCGGGACCGCCGCCGCTACCGCGGCACCGACATGCGGATGAGCTTCGACCTCTACCTCGCTCGCGCCTACGGCCTCGCGTGGGCGGTCGGACTGTTCGTCGCGTTCCCGACGATGCTCGTCTTCCTCGCGGTTCCCGACTCGGCGATAGATGCCGCACTCTCCGTCCTCCGCGCGGTGCTCCCGTTTTTCGAACACGTCCCGATACCCGTCGTTCCCCGACTCCCCGTAGCCGGGGTATTCGCGCTCGGGGCGGCAGTAGCGACGCGACGCGTCGTTCTCGCCGTCGCCGGGCGGTACCTCGGCTGGCGAGCGACCGCCCGCCGGGAGAACATCGAGCGAACCCTGCCCGGCGCGGTCCGCTACCTGCACGTCCTCTCGTCGGGGAGCGACGGCCCCCGCGAAATGCTCCGGCGCGTCGCCGAGACCGACGCCTACGGCGAGACGGCCGTCGCCTTCCGTGGCGTCCTCAACACCGCCTCGCTGACCGGCAACGTGAACGAGGGCCTGCGTCGCGTCGCCCGCGACACGCCCTCCGAAGGGATGCTCGCGCCGTTCCTCCTGAAGTTCCGCGAGCACGCCGGACAGGGCGACGACGCGCTCCGGAACTACCTGCGGATGGAGAGCCGGATGCTCGGCCACCGGCAGGACCGCGCCCGCGAGCGCGCCGAGGGCTTCCTCGAACTGCTCGCCGAACTGTTCATCGTCCTCCTCGTCCTGCCGTCGCTGCTCGTCATCGTCCTCACGGTGATGAGCGTCATCGCGCCCGGCCTCTCCGCGCCGGTCGTCACGCCGCTCGGGCAGACGACCACGCGCGGTATCGTCGTCTACGCGAGCGCCGCGTTCATCCTCGGCGTCGGTCTCGGCGCGAGCGTGCTCGTCGCCGGACTCCGGCCGCCGGACCAATCGGTCGAGTACGGCCGGCCGACCGGTGCGTTCCGCGTCCTCGACTCGGCGCTGTCGAACCCGGCCAGCGCGGCCGTCGTCTTCGTCTTTCCGGGGCTTGTCGTGGCCGGCATCGCGGCCCTCGCCGGCGCTGACGCCGTCGGCGTCGCGCTCGTCGGCTACGTCGCCTACGCGGCCCCGGTCGGACTCGTCGGCGTCCGCCGCGCCCGCCTCGACGACGCGAAGGACCGCGAGTTGAAGGACTTCGTCCACGCCGTCTCGGGGCACGTCAGCCTCGGTCGACCCTTCGGGGACGCGGTCGAGCGCGTCGGCCGCGACGTGGACCTCGGGCCGCTCGATTCGGACGTGGCCGACTTGGCGCTCAACCTCCGGTTCACCGCGCCGAGCTCCGGCACCGACGTGAACCTCCGAACGGCCGCGTTGGCGCGGTTCGTCGACCGCGTCGGGACGCCGATGGCCGAACAGACCATCGGCCTCGTCGTCGGCGCGCTCGACGGCGGCAGCGACACGGGGACCGTCTTCGACACGCTCCAGACCGAAATCGGCCGCCTCTACCACGAAAAGCGCGCGCTCCGGTCGGGACTGCTCGTCTACGTCGCGGTCGGCTGGACGACCGCGCTCCTCGTCATCGGCATCACCGTCGCCGTCAACGTCCACGTCTTCGACGGCTTCGCCCAGCTCTCGACGCTCTCGACCGGCGGGTCGTTCGCCATCAACGCCGGCGCGGTGGACCTCGAACGCGACCGCTACCGGATGTACGTCGTCACGCAGGCGACGATGCTCGCGTCAGGGTGGTTCTCCGGGACGGCCAGCCGCGGGCGCTACGAGGCGTTGCTCCACTCCGGCGCGCTCGTCATCGCGTGTTATCTCGTCTACGCCGGGGTGGGACTGATATGA
- a CDS encoding MBL fold metallo-hydrolase — protein MTVTAVADGVYTIQFDHVRVFVLEDRPTGTTTLVDAAFPDDGDELVSVLDSEFGGVDRLIITHGDEGHFGGTPAVLDAFDPELLVPGGAKGFYDALDVEADRHFRHNEILDGGIRIVQVPGHTVANSGLLLEDEGVFIAGDVLEGSDRRGLPPGFFVPPAAQFNDLSHEEAERNLIKLFDYDIERVLVSHGTHVDEDPLGKLDDWLIDREWTLSY, from the coding sequence ATGACAGTAACAGCAGTCGCAGACGGCGTGTACACGATACAGTTCGACCACGTCCGCGTGTTCGTCCTCGAAGACCGGCCGACTGGCACGACCACGCTGGTCGACGCGGCGTTCCCCGACGACGGCGACGAGCTGGTATCCGTGCTGGACTCGGAGTTCGGCGGCGTCGACCGTCTCATCATCACCCACGGCGACGAGGGTCACTTCGGCGGAACGCCCGCGGTGTTGGACGCGTTCGACCCCGAACTTCTCGTCCCCGGCGGGGCGAAGGGGTTCTACGACGCGCTCGACGTCGAGGCCGACCGGCACTTCCGCCACAACGAGATACTCGACGGCGGGATTCGAATCGTGCAGGTCCCCGGTCACACGGTCGCGAACAGCGGCCTCCTCTTGGAAGACGAGGGCGTCTTCATCGCCGGCGACGTACTGGAGGGCTCGGACCGCCGCGGCCTCCCACCGGGATTCTTCGTCCCGCCCGCGGCGCAGTTCAACGACCTGAGCCACGAGGAGGCCGAGCGGAACCTCATTAAACTGTTCGACTACGACATCGAACGGGTCCTCGTGAGCCACGGCACGCACGTCGACGAGGATCCGCTCGGGAAGTTGGACGACTGGCTCATCGACCGCGAGTGGACGCTGTCGTACTGA